The window AGCAATTATTAGATTTTCAAATTGGTTTTGAAGATTTACACTTAAAATATCCAGTGAGCATTTGGATTAATGATGGTTTGATGGCTATTTTCTTTCTTTTGGTTGGGTTAGAAATCAAAAGAGAATTGGTAGAAGGTGAACTTTCATCTTTTAAGAACGCTTCGCTGCCTATTTTTGCGGCAATCGGCGGAATGTTGGTTCCTGCCCTTATTTTCGCGGCATTCAATTCCGGAACAGACTACAGTAACGGTTGGGGAATTCCGATGGCAACAGATATCGCATTTTCTTTGGCAATTATTTCAATGTTAGGAAAACGAGTTCCGGCATCACTCAAGATTTTTTTGGCGGCATTAGCTATAGTTGATGATTTGGGTGCCATCTTGGTGATTGCAATATTTTATACCGAACAAATTCACTGGATGTATCTTTTATTATCTTTGGGAATTGTGGCGATTTTATTTACTTTAAATTTTTTAAAAGTCACAAAACTGATCTTCTACATTATTCCCGGAATATTTCTATGGTACTTCCTGCATCATTCAGGAATTCACGCAACAATTGCAGGGGTTTTAGTCGCTTTCAGTGTTCCAACCAACGCCTCTACTGTAAAAATATCACCTTTAGAAAAATTGGAACATTCGCTCCATTTTCCGGTCAACTTTTTAATAATGCCCATTTTTGCATTAACCAATACCAATATTGCCTTTAACAGCAGCATGGTTGACGGATTATTCAACAGTTTAGGGCTTGGAATAATTGGCGGGCTTGTTTTAGGGAAATTAATCGGTATCAATCTGTTTTCTCTGATTGCTATAAAACTCAAAATAAGCTCTCTTCCACAACGTTCATCGTGGAGTCAGATGATTGGGGTGGGTCTTTTAGCTGGAA is drawn from Chryseobacterium muglaense and contains these coding sequences:
- the nhaA gene encoding Na+/H+ antiporter NhaA translates to MRLSQYFKKFFQSNQSSGILLIFCVSLALIIANSSLGTNFQQLLDFQIGFEDLHLKYPVSIWINDGLMAIFFLLVGLEIKRELVEGELSSFKNASLPIFAAIGGMLVPALIFAAFNSGTDYSNGWGIPMATDIAFSLAIISMLGKRVPASLKIFLAALAIVDDLGAILVIAIFYTEQIHWMYLLLSLGIVAILFTLNFLKVTKLIFYIIPGIFLWYFLHHSGIHATIAGVLVAFSVPTNASTVKISPLEKLEHSLHFPVNFLIMPIFALTNTNIAFNSSMVDGLFNSLGLGIIGGLVLGKLIGINLFSLIAIKLKISSLPQRSSWSQMIGVGLLAGIGFTMSIFIALLSFKHEIAFQDEAKFAILIASVIAAVSGYMILNFSSKKMKKL